The proteins below come from a single Peromyscus eremicus chromosome 22, PerEre_H2_v1, whole genome shotgun sequence genomic window:
- the Pigf gene encoding phosphatidylinositol-glycan biosynthesis class F protein isoform X4 — MKDTDIKRLLYTNLLCVFSISLSFFIPSFFLDNFSILETHLTWLCTCSALVTGVNLLLYLVVKPNVPSRRSSLSHKVTRVLKCCMYFLMSCVFLHIIFVLYGAPLIELVLETFLFAVILSTFTTVPCLCLLGPNLKAWLRVFSRNGVTSIWENSLQITTISSFIGAWLGAFPIPLDWERPWQVTPEGHLTEGIVLWV, encoded by the exons ATGAAAGATACTGACATCAAGAGACTTCTGTATACCAATCTTTTGTGCGTATTTTCAATTTCCCTGAGCTTTTTTATTCCGTCCTTCTTCCTGGATAACTTCTCAATCCTGGAAACTCACTTGACCTGGCTGTGCACTTGCTCTGCTCTTGTGACTGGTGTCAATCTCCTGTTATATTTAGTAGTGAAACCAAATGTACCTTCTAGAAGAAGTTCATTATCACATAAG GTGACCAGAGTTTTGAAATGCTGTATGTACTTTCTTATGTCTTGTGTGTTCcttcatatcatttttgttctcTACGGAGCACCACTAATAGA GTTGGTGttggaaacatttttatttgcagTTATTTTGTCCACTTTTACTACAGTACCTTGCTTATGTTTGTTAGGACCAAACCTCAAAGCATGGCTCAGAGTTTTCAGTAGAAATGG AGTTACATCCATTTGGGAGAATAGTCTTCAGATCACTACAATTTCTAGTTTTATAGGAGCATGGCTTGGAGCATTTCCTATTCCACTGGATTGGGAAAGACCATGGCAG